From a single Silene latifolia isolate original U9 population chromosome 6, ASM4854445v1, whole genome shotgun sequence genomic region:
- the LOC141588813 gene encoding uncharacterized protein LOC141588813 — protein sequence MATTINRLEARYSNVLPSKTVLNPKNISAVSLRNRRQLVEAEKPKAKFKSAILHEEEEIVVEKGKSVTPEPVIEASVIVEPILEVDVPFPNVLKSTRRIENDKDIYETFRKCEVNIPLLDLLKSVPRYAKFLKELYTVKRQERLKGAQKVKVSEHFSAMFQRKLPPKCGDPGMFTIPCTLGDTRIERVVLDLGASINVIPYSLYKSMKLEMEHDKHAAPILLGRPFLKTASTKIDVSSGSLTMESDGQVVKFNIYDSMKYPLDVHSLNFIDIIEPCVQDVFNI from the exons ATGGCAACCACTATTAATCGGTTGGAGGCTAGATATTCTAATGTATTACCGTCTAAAACGGTATTAAATCCAAAGAATATAAGTGCAGTGTCACTTAGAAACAGAAGGCAATTGGTTGAAGCTGAGAAACCAAAAGCAAAGTTCAAGAGTGCTATCTTGCACGAAGAAGAGGAGATTGTGGTTGAGAAAGGTAAGAGTGTAACTCCAGAACCTGTGATAGAAGCATCAGTTATTGTTGAACCGATATTAGAGGTGGATGTCCCATTTCCTAATGTTTTAAAGTCCACAAGACGGATTGAGAATGACAAAGATATTTATGAGACATTCCGTAAGTGTGAGGTAAACATTCCCCTTCTTGATCTTTTGAAAAGTGTACCCAGGTATGCGAAATTTTTGAAAGAGTTATATACTGTTAAAAGACAGGAAAGGCTGAAAGGTGCTCAAAAAGTCAAGGTTAGTGAACATTTTAGTGCCATGTTTCAACGAAAATTGCCACCAAAATGCGGTGATCCTGGCATGTTCACTATTCCTTGCACTTTAGGTGACACTAGAATTGAGAGAGTTGTGTTAGATTTAGGTGCATCCATCAATGTGATCCCATATTCCCTTTATAAGTCTATGAAACTAG AAATGGAACATGATAAGCATGCAGCCCCTATACTGTTAGGGAGGCCTTTCTTGAAAACTGCTAGTACAAAGATAGATGTGTCTAGTGGTTCTTTGACTATGGAGTCCGATGGTCAAGTTGTAAAGTTTAATATCTATGACTCCATGAAATATCCTCTTGATGTGCATTCTTTAAATTTCATTGATATTATTGAGCCTTGTGTGCAAGATGTTTTTAATATTTGA
- the LOC141588814 gene encoding uncharacterized protein LOC141588814: MLNLLIETLEVQGQYTVASGYDWLQGAQGRLFTKDMMLRFGVISDGLYEICRTQLEDHQHLFFLCEFSTRCWTLLRDCIGVDLPATDTLNWCIKWRCKSLLKKYIVYAAVVALIYHIWMARNICREENRVPAPCYIVNEVKSYIQNLYRSREWSSRYKHVVN, from the exons ATGCTCAATCTCTTAATCGAAACGCTCGAGGTTCAG GGGCAGTATACCGTGGCTAGTGGATATGATTGGCTGCAGGGTGCTCAG GGAAGGCTTTTCACTAAGGACATGATGTTGAGATTTGGTGTTATTTCTGATGGTTTGTATGAGATCTGCAGGACACAGTTAGAGGATCATCAACATCTCTTCTTCTTGTGTGAGTTTAGTACCAGATGTTGGACCTTATTGAGGGACTGTATAGGAGTTGATCTTCCTGCTACTGACACTCTGAACTGGTGTATTAAGTGGAGATGTAAGTCCCTGTTAAAGAAGTATATAGTCTATGCAGCTGTGGTGGCCTTGATATATCACATATGGATGGCGAGGAATATCTGCAGAGAGGAGAATAGGGTTCCTGCTCCATGTTACATAGTTAATGAGGTTAAGAGCTACATTCAGAATTTGTATAGGAGTAGAGAATGGTCTTCTAGATATAAGCATGTTGTTAATTAG